The Phaeodactylum tricornutum CCAP 1055/1 chromosome 2, whole genome shotgun sequence DNA window TGTCAGTCTATATTCCATTCCTTGCGCCAACTGCAACACGCGCCTACTGAGACTGGCATCGATAGTCTCTTCACCATCTGCCATGTGGGTAGACGACCACGAATGGCCACCAACGATCGCCCCTACGATGTAAACCAACCACGTGAGCTGCCCTTCAATGATCTCGACGCGCAGCATCACATCAGGCGGGGCTGAGTTGGTCGCGCTTGACCCTAGCTTAGCCACAATGTCTTGATATGAGTTCAGCAACGGGTCGAACTTGTTAAGAATCAAGTTGGCAACTGTACCGTATTGAAAGCGGCAAATGATTGGGAGCCGATCCAACTGTTCTTTCAAAGACCCATCATCGTCCAACGGATCTTCAAGCGCACCGTCGCTGCGTATAACTGTTTCCGACGAACCTAACATACTATCAATGTAAGTTTCGGCAACTAGAAGGACCTGCTTTTCCAAGTGAGCGACGTGTCCACGCGCCCCCGTTTCAGGACGAATATAGGGTACTGCTGAGACTAAACGTGCCCACAATGCCAATAGATAGTGAATCGAATTGGTGCTGTACTGCCAGTTTTGTACCGATTGCACAGTAAATGTCGCAGCCAACTCCAACCACTCGAGGTAGCCATCCGCCTTGACAAGCTCACTGAGTTGGTAGTTCGCTTTCAAGCGCCCGAGAAGACGACAGAATTGATGGTAGTTGTCTTGATGTTGTAGACCGGTACGATTGGACATCATTTCGCGAATGCCAGTGATGAGGCGGCCCAAAAAAACGGCCCGGTCCTTGTCTGTTGGAAAGAGAGATCGACGCACTGAGGACAAAAGTATCAATGCCTCCATAGCTTTAGATGATTGAGGGGGCTCCGTGTTAGCGTAGAATTCAAACAACAATTCTGTGGTAGCCGGGTCGGATAGAAGTGGTCGCCACGAGGTAGGTGCTTGAATTGTGCCTACGTCTTCGGTCGATTCGTCCGGGTTTGTTCCAATGAAGTCAAAGTTGAGACACCGTACCGTCAGCGATAGCGCCTGTTCGCCTAATATTGCTTGCTGTCGAGGATCAGCGCCTAAGGTAAACATAAGCAAAAAAGTGGTAAGAAACAGAGATGAGATCTGCTTTAGCTGAACAAAAAAAGAATGTCTTGCAAGCAACGTACTTATTGCACCAGTTTGTAACTGCTTCAGTGTGGTCAATCCCAATTGAAAGACCTTGAGCAAGCAGACATCCCGGAAAGAGACGGACGTTTTGCGGTGTTGCGTCAAGGTTCGACCACTGGTGGGAATATTCAGCTCGTCGACAAGTTGATTGAGAATTTTGAGGCCAAGAATGCAGTGATCTACAGTTGCTTGAAGAAACTTGGTCACATCGTCGGCTAGTTCCCTATGCGCCGAGTCGTCGAACCATCCCAATTTGGTGATGCGGCAAACCAGTTTTATCAGCGACAATACCAGGAAGTCTTGCAGAGAAGGTCCGTTGTTGGCCAGATAGCCTAAGACATAGTTCCGGATATCTATACGTTGTGGGACGGTGAAGGAATTCCAATGTATCGTTACAAGTTCAATGAGGCTGTTCGATGCTACCAGACGGGCATACTGTGATTTGGAATTATCCAGAATGTATTGACATTGCGGAATGTACTCAGCATTCGACTGTAGACTCAGCAACCGTTGCTGTGCCTCGCTACGAGTGACCGTTTCGGAATCAAAATTTGCAGCCACACCCGTGTAGAGCGTTTCGCACAAGGCTTCCACCTGAACTAACTGAGCCGCGTCCATTCTTGAATCAACGCAATTTTTAAGAAAATGTTTCAATGACGTAGGTCGGTCACCAAGTATGAATCACAACGGTCGTCACACCTCAAGTGAAGCGTCGGAGGTGAGATAATTTATGGCAGGATTTAGAGGACTTCGAATAAAGTCTATTGGCTTCTGACTGGCAGTGAGGGTATACAGAGGAAAAAGGGTACGATCCAAAGCTCGATCGTGTACGATGAATGACGGAGGGGAACCGTATGGGTTGCTTTTAAAGCAATTTGTTGTGGCGATGCAAGAAAGGACGACTCGAAGGCAGACGAAGGATTGTGATCGCATGAGTAGACGAGCCGTTGCGTTT harbors:
- a CDS encoding predicted protein, with protein sequence MDAAQLVQVEALCETLYTGVAANFDSETVTRSEAQQRLLSLQSNAEYIPQCQYILDNSKSQYARLVASNSLIELVTIHWNSFTVPQRIDIRNYVLGYLANNGPSLQDFLVLSLIKLVCRITKLGWFDDSAHRELADDVTKFLQATVDHCILGLKILNQLVDELNIPTSGRTLTQHRKTSVSFRDVCLLKVFQLGLTTLKQLQTGAITILGEQALSLTVRCLNFDFIGTNPDESTEDVGTIQAPTSWRPLLSDPATTELLFEFYANTEPPQSSKAMEALILLSSVRRSLFPTDKDRAVFLGRLITGIREMMSNRTGLQHQDNYHQFCRLLGRLKANYQLSELVKADGYLEWLELAATFTVQSVQNWQYSTNSIHYLLALWARLVSAVPYIRPETGARGHVAHLEKQVLLVAETYIDSMLGSSETVIRSDGALEDPLDDDGSLKEQLDRLPIICRFQYGTVANLILNKFDPLLNSYQDIVAKLGSSATNSAPPDVMLRVEIIEGQLTWLVYIVGAIVGGHSWSSTHMADGEETIDASLSRRVLQLAQGMEYRLTSSNGVGRANARLEHALLCYFQNFRRLDSGGTSTKQKIYLRMFEHLGMGDHTAVANLIVTKIGNNLKFWPEDQDLIGKTLDLLHDMAQGYSSSKLLLTLETVRFLAHHHTEEHFPFLSMPGNSRQRTTFHATLTRLLLSPSGEEKLGLTFEQFLEPIVVKLTRLEGLSPSDLRQEQCRQPLIGVFRDLRGIGASLHNRKTYSALFDIMHPHHLPLLSKVADVWFDQSDVTVSLLRFLQEFCHNKANRVNFDQSSPNGILLFRTVSDVVCAYGSRILSLPPPVANDPEVYKKRFKGLALALNVLNSALGGNYVCFGVFELYNDRALENSLDVALRLCLTIPLEEINAYPKVSKAYYGFIEILFRNHRRTAFAMDTNIFMQIMASVHDGLQSTDATISACCANTIDHMASFYFTNQGKDKLEMRNLSKVYFSSIFLQHLAAQPNLFSSLTMTLFNLLLYGPPQHHWAVMRPMLSLMLASESGFAAYKDHLLSTQAPENQAKLNEALNKLLADVSRSLDNANRDRFTQKLTAFRVAARSFLTL